One region of Ornithinibacter aureus genomic DNA includes:
- the mtrB gene encoding MtrAB system histidine kinase MtrB — MRDALAHLGQRWRQSLQLRVVTTTMLLGLLVVSALGGVLYQQIARGLESDKIDTSQSEALALAAQAQTTWDNSTATSVDDLDQAARDIMTRLLAAPGSNPSRYVVMSRSVGNDSDIVLATLRSGVLDLSVVSPELQAAVAASPGRQQTQMSEVTLGGENLPAFIVGSVVEVPNAGPYDLYFIYPLGQEVATMDLITNSFVIAGLTLTLLVGAVAWVVTRQVVAPVRRAGEVAQRLSAGKLNERMPSRGEDDLALLATSFNAMADSLQSQIRQLEGLSAVQQRFVSDVSHELRTPLTTIRMAVDVIHDSRTGFDHSVARSAELLAGELDRFEELLADLLEISRFDAGAAALDVETVDLRSPLRRVVEATRPLADRRGSVVTLHVPDEPAEAEVDERRVERILRNLVVNAIEHGEGRPVDIHVGVGSDAVAVVVEDHGVGLRPGEAANVFTRFWRADPARARTTGGTGLGLSISLEDARLHHGWLQAWGERGVGSRFRLTLPQRAGATLHGSPLPLSPNEEP; from the coding sequence ATGCGCGATGCGCTCGCCCACCTGGGTCAACGGTGGCGGCAGTCCCTCCAGCTGAGGGTCGTCACGACGACGATGCTCCTCGGCCTGCTCGTCGTCTCCGCCCTCGGCGGGGTGCTCTACCAGCAGATCGCCCGCGGTCTGGAGAGCGACAAGATCGACACCTCGCAGTCCGAGGCGCTCGCGCTGGCCGCCCAGGCCCAGACGACGTGGGACAACTCCACCGCCACCTCGGTCGACGACCTTGACCAGGCGGCCCGCGACATCATGACGCGCCTGCTCGCGGCGCCGGGGTCCAACCCCAGCCGCTACGTCGTCATGAGCCGCTCGGTCGGCAACGACAGCGACATCGTGCTCGCGACCCTGCGCAGCGGCGTCCTCGACCTGTCGGTGGTGAGCCCCGAGCTCCAGGCCGCCGTGGCGGCATCCCCGGGTCGCCAGCAGACCCAGATGAGCGAGGTCACCCTCGGAGGCGAGAACCTCCCGGCGTTCATCGTCGGCAGCGTCGTCGAGGTGCCCAACGCCGGCCCCTACGACCTGTACTTCATCTACCCGCTGGGGCAGGAGGTCGCGACGATGGACTTGATCACGAACTCGTTCGTGATCGCCGGTCTCACCCTGACCCTGCTCGTCGGCGCCGTCGCGTGGGTGGTCACCCGGCAGGTCGTCGCCCCGGTGCGCCGGGCTGGTGAGGTCGCCCAGCGGCTGTCGGCCGGCAAGCTCAACGAACGGATGCCGTCGCGCGGCGAGGACGACCTCGCCCTCCTCGCGACGTCGTTCAACGCCATGGCTGACAGCCTCCAGTCGCAGATCCGCCAGCTCGAGGGGCTGTCCGCCGTGCAGCAGCGCTTCGTCTCCGACGTCTCGCACGAACTGCGCACGCCGCTCACGACGATCCGGATGGCCGTCGACGTCATCCACGACTCCCGCACCGGCTTCGACCACTCGGTGGCCCGGTCCGCCGAACTGCTCGCCGGTGAGCTGGACCGGTTCGAGGAACTGCTCGCCGACCTGCTCGAGATCAGCCGCTTCGACGCCGGCGCCGCCGCCCTCGACGTCGAGACGGTCGACCTGCGCAGCCCCCTGCGCCGCGTCGTCGAGGCCACCCGGCCGTTGGCCGACCGGCGGGGGAGCGTGGTCACCCTCCACGTGCCCGACGAGCCGGCCGAGGCCGAGGTCGACGAGCGCCGGGTCGAGCGCATCCTGCGCAACCTCGTCGTCAACGCCATCGAGCACGGTGAGGGCCGGCCCGTCGACATCCACGTCGGTGTCGGGTCGGATGCCGTGGCGGTCGTCGTCGAGGACCACGGCGTCGGTCTGCGGCCGGGTGAGGCGGCCAACGTCTTCACCCGGTTCTGGCGCGCCGACCCCGCTCGCGCCCGCACGACGGGCGGCACGGGGCTCGGCCTGTCGATCTCGCTCGAGGATGCTCGCCTGCACCACGGGTGGCTCCAGGCGTGGGGTGAGCGCGGGGTCGGCTCGCGGTTCCGCCTGACCCTGCCGCAGCGGGCGGGGGCGACCCTGCACGGCTCACCGCTGCCGCTCAGCCCGAACGAGGAGCCATGA
- a CDS encoding GerMN domain-containing protein, with product MTRFVRAALALLVVLALAGCGGLSSEGPVEPGREVGSGRPADLRVTFPGPRTGEIQESIVRGFVRAGAASDAAYDNARAFLTASVSEAWNPDASLVLLAEAAPPATVLVNPTTVRITAKVAATVDEEGRHTAAPPGSTVTAEFQLETVGGQWRIAALPEGFGRWIASTEVNRLVRPYAVHYVSTSQRALIPDVRWFPVDRLATRLARAQILPLPEHFDGAAVTAVPLGARLLGDAVSIDSGVATVNLISSKLAPGQTTRKNLWAQFVATLIQDPAVTRVSLSVDDVPVNLLTLDGSAGTLAEVGFTPPPPVTLAAPVVRRGEEVAVFDPSSLGDQEPREPADQRPYPAVPAGFSRLALSADGNELAAINPGGDGVSRWRDANRYVVPLPGGAVGSPSYDSRGWLWVGAVGAGGAGAPRLFVVNTASDPAGADAAAVAVEAAWLAGRRVLEARVAPDRDRIAVLSTAADGRDARIDLSGVVRSRAGQPQRLASPLRLGVSLVRATSLAWLDDRTLAALGVLEGSTLQPVIITVGGGVRALTAAPDAVAITSTGGERDLWVTTSTGRLLGRAGSQWVDSGPATDLAVASG from the coding sequence ATGACCAGGTTCGTGCGGGCGGCCCTTGCCCTCCTGGTGGTGCTGGCGCTCGCCGGCTGCGGGGGGCTGTCGAGCGAAGGGCCCGTCGAGCCCGGTCGCGAGGTCGGCAGCGGTCGCCCCGCCGACCTGCGGGTGACCTTCCCAGGGCCCCGAACCGGTGAGATCCAGGAGAGCATCGTGCGCGGCTTCGTGCGCGCAGGGGCAGCCAGCGATGCGGCCTACGACAACGCGCGCGCCTTCCTCACCGCCTCGGTCAGCGAGGCGTGGAACCCTGACGCCTCGCTCGTGCTCCTGGCCGAGGCAGCGCCACCCGCCACGGTGCTCGTCAACCCCACGACCGTGCGCATCACCGCCAAGGTCGCCGCCACCGTCGACGAGGAAGGGCGCCACACCGCCGCGCCACCGGGAAGCACCGTGACGGCCGAGTTCCAGCTCGAGACCGTGGGCGGGCAGTGGCGCATCGCGGCCCTGCCCGAGGGCTTCGGCCGCTGGATCGCCAGCACCGAGGTCAACCGGCTCGTGCGCCCCTACGCCGTGCACTACGTGTCGACGAGTCAGCGGGCGCTCATCCCCGACGTGCGGTGGTTCCCCGTCGATCGCCTCGCCACCCGGCTGGCACGCGCCCAGATCCTGCCCCTGCCCGAGCACTTCGACGGTGCGGCCGTCACGGCTGTCCCGCTCGGCGCACGGCTGCTCGGCGACGCCGTCTCGATCGATTCAGGGGTCGCGACCGTCAACCTCATCTCAAGCAAGCTGGCGCCCGGCCAGACGACGAGAAAGAACCTGTGGGCACAGTTCGTCGCCACGCTCATCCAGGATCCCGCAGTCACTCGGGTGTCCCTCTCCGTCGACGACGTGCCCGTCAACCTGCTCACGCTCGACGGTTCGGCCGGCACGCTCGCCGAGGTCGGGTTCACCCCGCCGCCGCCGGTCACCCTGGCTGCCCCGGTGGTCCGCCGTGGCGAGGAGGTGGCGGTCTTCGACCCCAGCAGCCTCGGGGACCAGGAACCGCGTGAGCCCGCCGACCAGCGACCCTACCCCGCAGTGCCCGCCGGCTTCTCCCGTCTGGCCCTGTCCGCCGATGGCAACGAGCTGGCGGCGATCAACCCGGGCGGTGACGGAGTCTCCCGTTGGCGCGACGCCAACCGCTACGTCGTGCCGCTGCCCGGCGGTGCCGTCGGGAGCCCGTCCTACGACAGCCGGGGCTGGCTGTGGGTGGGTGCCGTCGGCGCCGGGGGCGCCGGCGCGCCACGACTGTTCGTCGTCAACACGGCATCCGACCCGGCCGGGGCCGACGCCGCTGCCGTCGCCGTCGAGGCGGCCTGGCTCGCCGGGCGCCGGGTGCTCGAGGCCCGCGTCGCCCCCGACCGAGACCGCATCGCCGTGCTGTCCACGGCGGCCGACGGCCGCGACGCGCGGATCGACCTCTCCGGGGTCGTTCGCTCACGCGCCGGGCAGCCGCAGCGGCTCGCGTCGCCGCTGCGCCTCGGTGTCTCGCTGGTGCGGGCCACGAGCCTGGCCTGGCTCGACGACCGCACCCTGGCCGCGCTCGGGGTCCTCGAGGGCAGCACCCTCCAGCCGGTCATCATCACCGTCGGCGGAGGAGTGCGGGCACTGACGGCAGCCCCGGATGCCGTGGCCATCACGTCCACGGGCGGCGAACGTGACCTGTGGGTCACCACCTCGACGGGACGCCTGCTCGGCCGTGCGGGCTCCCAGTGGGTCGACAGCGGCCCAGCGACCGACCTCGCCGTCGCCTCCGGCTGA
- the mtrA gene encoding MtrAB system response regulator MtrA has protein sequence MKGRVLVVDDDLALAEMLGIVLRNEGLEVHHVADGSSAIGAFREHRPDLVLLDVMLPGIDGLEVCRQIRGESGVPIVMLTARTDTVDVVVGLESGADDYVVKPFKPQELIARVRARLRRDNEPEPERLTIGDLAIDVAGHSVTRGDERLSITPLEFDLLVALARKPWQVFTREVLLEQVWGYRHAGDTRLVNVHVQRLRSKIEHDPERPEIVVTVRGVGYKAGQA, from the coding sequence GTGAAGGGTCGTGTGCTCGTCGTCGATGACGACCTCGCGCTGGCGGAGATGCTCGGCATCGTCCTGCGCAACGAAGGCCTGGAGGTGCACCACGTCGCCGACGGCTCGTCCGCGATCGGTGCCTTCCGCGAGCACCGCCCCGACCTGGTGCTCCTCGACGTCATGCTCCCCGGCATCGACGGGCTAGAGGTGTGCCGCCAGATCCGGGGCGAGTCGGGCGTGCCGATCGTCATGCTGACCGCCCGCACCGACACCGTCGACGTCGTCGTGGGCCTGGAATCCGGTGCCGACGACTACGTCGTCAAGCCCTTCAAGCCCCAGGAGCTCATCGCCCGGGTGCGGGCCCGCCTGCGGCGCGACAACGAGCCCGAGCCCGAGCGCCTCACCATCGGCGACCTCGCCATCGACGTCGCCGGCCACTCGGTGACCCGTGGCGACGAGCGGCTCTCGATCACCCCGCTCGAGTTCGACCTGCTCGTCGCCCTGGCCCGCAAGCCCTGGCAGGTGTTCACCCGCGAGGTGCTCCTCGAGCAGGTGTGGGGCTACCGGCACGCCGGTGACACCCGGTTGGTCAATGTTCACGTCCAGCGACTGCGCAGCAAGATCGAGCACGACCCCGAGCGTCCCGAGATCGTCGTCACCGTGCGCGGTGTCGGCTACAAGGCCGGCCAGGCCTGA
- the hpf gene encoding ribosome hibernation-promoting factor, HPF/YfiA family, with amino-acid sequence MDISVTGRHLTVSDRFRAHIEEKLAKITQLEPRTRRVEVLISHEPNRRQAKACDKVEITCYAKGPVIRAEACEEDKYAALDVAIDKLMERLRRQHDRRQVHRGRRTPESVAAATARIVPPADQSVVDAAPEVDEPDGPFGDSPVEVREKIHRSSPMTLADALREMELVGHDFYLFHDTDTDRASVVYRRRGWSYGVLHLDLDDGPQDGLADDEAAAS; translated from the coding sequence GTGGACATTTCCGTCACCGGACGGCACCTGACCGTCTCCGATCGATTCCGTGCACACATCGAGGAGAAGCTGGCGAAGATCACCCAGCTCGAGCCGCGCACGCGTCGAGTGGAGGTTCTGATCAGCCACGAACCCAACCGCCGGCAGGCCAAGGCCTGCGACAAGGTGGAGATCACCTGCTACGCCAAGGGCCCCGTCATCCGGGCCGAGGCGTGCGAAGAGGACAAGTACGCAGCCCTCGACGTGGCGATCGACAAGCTGATGGAACGGCTCAGGCGTCAGCACGACCGGCGACAGGTCCACCGAGGGCGTCGAACGCCCGAGTCCGTGGCGGCCGCGACCGCCCGCATCGTGCCCCCGGCCGACCAGTCCGTGGTCGATGCCGCCCCCGAGGTCGACGAGCCGGACGGCCCGTTCGGTGACTCGCCGGTCGAGGTCCGCGAGAAGATCCACCGCTCCTCGCCGATGACGCTGGCTGATGCCCTGCGCGAGATGGAACTCGTCGGGCACGACTTCTACCTCTTCCACGACACCGACACCGACCGCGCGAGCGTGGTCTACCGCCGCCGTGGGTGGAGCTACGGCGTGCTGCACCTCGACCTCGACGACGGCCCCCAGGACGGGCTCGCCGACGACGAGGCAGCCGCCTCCTGA
- a CDS encoding ComF family protein has protein sequence MGDRLWERVAGAAAAAGELVLPSRCAACHRPGPPLCRACTATLRTASQGWPALVTLDPSPLGMPACWAAAPFDGPLRLAVTAYKDEERRDLRPALGQLLASALTTAFAADPTLRRHVARDGPVLLVPLPTARSARRRRGDDPVGDLARAGARGGPPGIHLAPALRHTRRVADQSRLDRSARAANLAGAIEVSRRWREVVRGATCLLVDDVVTTGATMAEAARALRTVGAEHVVAAAVAATPRRVTPALVARRAAD, from the coding sequence ATGGGGGACAGGCTCTGGGAACGGGTGGCGGGCGCAGCGGCAGCGGCCGGTGAGCTCGTGCTGCCGTCGCGGTGCGCGGCCTGCCACCGACCCGGCCCACCGCTCTGCCGAGCCTGCACGGCCACCCTGCGCACGGCATCCCAGGGGTGGCCCGCGCTCGTCACCCTCGATCCGAGCCCGCTCGGGATGCCGGCCTGCTGGGCGGCGGCGCCGTTCGACGGGCCGCTGCGGTTGGCCGTCACGGCCTACAAGGACGAGGAGAGACGCGACCTGCGCCCTGCCCTCGGACAGCTGCTGGCGTCGGCGCTGACGACCGCCTTCGCCGCTGACCCCACCCTGCGCCGCCACGTCGCGCGGGATGGACCCGTGCTGCTCGTGCCCCTTCCGACGGCACGGTCGGCGCGGCGGCGGCGAGGCGACGACCCGGTCGGGGACCTCGCCCGCGCGGGTGCGCGCGGTGGCCCGCCCGGCATCCACCTCGCGCCAGCCCTGCGGCACACCCGGCGGGTCGCCGACCAGTCCCGCCTCGACCGCTCGGCCAGGGCGGCGAACCTCGCCGGCGCGATCGAGGTGTCACGGCGGTGGCGCGAGGTGGTTCGGGGGGCGACGTGCCTGCTCGTCGACGACGTCGTGACCACCGGCGCGACGATGGCGGAGGCCGCCCGGGCGCTTCGGACCGTCGGCGCTGAGCACGTCGTCGCTGCCGCGGTGGCCGCCACACCGCGCCGTGTGACCCCCGCCCTTGTGGCCCGTCGGGCGGCGGACTAG
- a CDS encoding response regulator, whose amino-acid sequence MQSVSPGTVTRVVIADDHAQYRRGMQIVVELEGTARVVGEASNGDEALAVCTRLRPDIVLMDVRMPGVGGIEACRRIRWAVPETRIIMLTMSDEEDDLFEAIKAGASGYLLKGVPGEEVLAAIGRVGEGQAIIPASMAAILLTEFARLSRNPEPFQRTLPPLTDREVEVLRLVARGQANREIAEGLVISENTVKNHVRNILEKLHLHSRVEAAVYAHQQHLIPTDE is encoded by the coding sequence GTGCAGTCCGTTTCCCCGGGGACGGTGACCCGTGTGGTCATCGCGGACGACCATGCCCAGTACCGGCGGGGCATGCAGATCGTCGTCGAGCTCGAGGGCACCGCGCGCGTGGTCGGCGAGGCTTCCAACGGTGACGAGGCCCTGGCGGTCTGCACCCGGCTGCGGCCCGACATCGTGCTCATGGACGTTCGTATGCCGGGCGTCGGCGGCATCGAGGCCTGCCGCCGGATCCGCTGGGCGGTGCCCGAGACCCGCATCATCATGCTCACCATGTCCGATGAGGAGGACGACCTCTTCGAGGCGATCAAGGCCGGTGCCAGCGGGTACCTGCTCAAGGGCGTGCCGGGGGAGGAGGTCCTCGCGGCGATCGGTCGGGTCGGCGAGGGGCAGGCGATCATCCCGGCCAGCATGGCTGCCATCCTGCTCACGGAGTTCGCCAGGCTCAGCCGCAACCCCGAACCGTTCCAGCGCACCCTGCCGCCACTCACCGATCGCGAGGTCGAGGTGCTGCGCCTCGTCGCACGGGGCCAGGCCAACCGCGAGATCGCCGAGGGGTTGGTCATCTCGGAGAACACCGTGAAGAACCACGTGCGCAACATCCTCGAGAAGCTGCACCTGCACTCACGGGTCGAGGCCGCCGTCTACGCGCACCAGCAGCACCTGATCCCCACGGATGAGTGA
- a CDS encoding GNAT family N-acetyltransferase, translating into MTRMPFPGCVPELTDGVVRLRAHRPDDAGAIVEQSIDPESVRWTTVPRPYSLEQAREFLAFIESGWLAEDGNRLWAISDAADPQARFLGTIDVRPIAGGAASIGYGLHPDGRGQGLMAGALRLVCRWWFAQGGVRLHWEAERGNFASWRVAWACGFTHHGTTPQASADPAGGTAIDMWRGSLGADDVMEPRTPWADPPLLTADGGNGILLRPWSDDDVRHLEGRDQPAHHMPARGVLDADTFADWLLVRRERMSLGVTQSWCIADAESDAALGEVLVFVTEGTLDDDTAELGYQVLPSARGRGVASAAAQAVVEHAFTPRGEGGLGMRRLVAQTAEDNAASNAVLDRLGFTSWGRETAADVLPGGRAVDALHWELLHRP; encoded by the coding sequence ATGACGAGGATGCCGTTTCCCGGCTGCGTGCCCGAGCTCACCGACGGCGTGGTGCGCCTTCGCGCCCACCGCCCCGACGATGCCGGGGCCATCGTCGAGCAGTCCATCGACCCCGAGAGCGTGCGGTGGACGACCGTGCCCAGGCCGTACTCGCTGGAGCAGGCCCGCGAGTTCCTCGCGTTCATCGAGTCCGGCTGGCTGGCCGAGGACGGCAACCGGCTCTGGGCGATCTCGGATGCCGCGGACCCGCAGGCACGCTTTCTCGGCACCATCGACGTGCGCCCCATCGCGGGGGGCGCGGCCAGCATCGGGTACGGGTTGCACCCCGACGGGCGGGGCCAGGGCCTGATGGCCGGTGCCCTGCGCCTGGTCTGCCGGTGGTGGTTCGCGCAGGGCGGGGTCCGGTTGCACTGGGAGGCCGAGCGCGGCAACTTCGCGTCGTGGCGGGTGGCGTGGGCTTGCGGGTTCACCCACCACGGCACCACCCCCCAGGCCTCGGCCGACCCTGCCGGCGGCACCGCGATCGACATGTGGCGGGGCAGCCTGGGCGCCGACGACGTCATGGAACCCCGGACCCCGTGGGCCGACCCGCCGCTGCTCACCGCGGACGGGGGCAACGGCATCCTGCTGCGCCCGTGGAGCGACGACGACGTCAGACATCTTGAGGGCCGTGACCAACCGGCGCACCACATGCCGGCGCGGGGCGTGCTCGACGCCGACACCTTTGCCGACTGGCTGCTCGTGCGCCGCGAGCGGATGTCGCTCGGCGTGACCCAGAGCTGGTGCATCGCCGACGCCGAGTCGGATGCCGCGTTGGGCGAGGTGCTCGTGTTCGTCACCGAGGGCACCTTGGACGACGACACCGCCGAGCTCGGGTACCAGGTGCTGCCCAGTGCCCGCGGTCGCGGCGTGGCGAGCGCTGCTGCGCAGGCCGTCGTCGAGCACGCGTTCACGCCCCGGGGCGAGGGCGGACTCGGGATGCGCCGGCTGGTGGCCCAGACCGCCGAGGACAACGCGGCGAGCAACGCCGTGCTCGACCGACTCGGGTTCACCAGCTGGGGGCGGGAGACCGCTGCCGACGTGCTGCCCGGCGGAAGGGCCGTCGACGCCCTGCACTGGGAGCTCCTGCACCGCCCCTGA
- a CDS encoding winged helix-turn-helix domain-containing protein, which produces MSDAPAPVRLSQRAARRIALAAQGFGRPRPESPGIRDVQRVIDTVTVVQIDSVNVVSRSHYLPFFSRLGVYDPSLVDTARDRAPRRLVEYWAHEASLVAPSTWPLLDFRMRRAREDAWGTMRHVARERPDLVEAVLDEVARRGPMTSREVEAALAHDLPRQRGDWGWNWSLVKSALEHLFWAGEVSSAGRTAQFERRYAVPARVLPPPLRALALDPQARPSEAESFRRLIELSARAHGVGTEQCLRDYFRLRPEQARPAIAALVADGTLVPAEIAGWRRPAYLHRDARRPRGIRARALLSPFDSLIWQRDRTSALFDFDYRLEIYVPEHLRVHGYYVLPFLLAEDLVARLDLKADRAAGVLRVRRCTWEPGRGGAEDRRELDEELALLATFLGLTRTQIDQ; this is translated from the coding sequence ATGAGTGACGCGCCCGCGCCCGTGCGTCTGTCGCAACGGGCTGCGCGCCGCATCGCGCTCGCCGCCCAGGGGTTCGGGCGGCCACGACCCGAGAGCCCCGGCATCCGTGACGTCCAGCGGGTCATCGACACCGTCACCGTCGTGCAGATCGACAGCGTCAACGTCGTCTCGCGCAGCCACTACCTGCCGTTCTTCTCCCGGCTCGGGGTCTATGACCCTTCGCTCGTCGACACCGCCCGTGACCGGGCGCCGCGACGACTCGTCGAGTACTGGGCGCACGAGGCCTCGCTCGTCGCCCCGTCGACGTGGCCCCTGCTCGACTTCCGGATGCGGCGCGCACGCGAGGACGCGTGGGGCACCATGCGGCACGTCGCGCGCGAGCGCCCCGACCTCGTCGAGGCCGTGCTCGACGAGGTCGCCAGGCGCGGGCCGATGACCAGCCGCGAGGTGGAGGCCGCCCTGGCCCATGACCTGCCTCGCCAGCGCGGCGACTGGGGGTGGAACTGGTCGCTGGTCAAGAGCGCCCTCGAGCACCTGTTCTGGGCGGGGGAGGTGTCCAGCGCCGGGAGGACGGCGCAGTTCGAGCGGCGCTACGCGGTGCCTGCGCGGGTGCTGCCCCCGCCCCTTCGGGCGCTCGCGCTCGACCCGCAGGCCCGGCCCTCGGAGGCCGAGAGCTTCCGCCGGCTCATCGAGCTGTCCGCCCGCGCCCACGGCGTCGGCACCGAGCAGTGCCTGCGTGACTACTTCCGGCTGCGCCCCGAGCAGGCCAGGCCGGCCATCGCTGCCCTCGTCGCCGACGGAACGTTGGTGCCGGCCGAGATCGCGGGTTGGCGACGACCCGCCTACCTGCACCGCGACGCCCGGCGACCACGCGGCATCCGGGCGCGTGCCCTGCTGTCACCGTTCGACTCCCTCATCTGGCAGCGCGACCGCACCAGCGCCCTGTTCGACTTCGACTACCGGCTCGAGATCTACGTGCCCGAGCACCTGCGCGTGCACGGCTACTACGTGCTGCCGTTCCTGTTGGCGGAGGACCTCGTCGCGCGCCTGGACCTCAAGGCCGACCGGGCCGCGGGGGTGCTGCGGGTGCGGCGGTGCACGTGGGAGCCCGGCCGCGGTGGTGCCGAGGACCGGCGCGAGCTCGACGAGGAACTCGCCCTGCTGGCCACCTTCCTCGGCCTCACCCGTACCCAGATCGACCAATAG
- a CDS encoding GAF domain-containing sensor histidine kinase: protein MTRQRWLNWLDASVAIRLTFLILAVFVAEISNVLLQVLPWLALVTMVELVITTLDRLPVARQGVVESLVVAMLATSAAAAGAAYGLIHTGATLLVFAPAYHAGTRLGRFGVLLTSAAAGGACLLAFALGEHDHDLTWSLLAWLAAAAALSVLGAWNQRLAAEAAAEESDPAAREAIELIARLQDLSAQMSTGLDALASATLALDLLASDVPSTRSAVLVTPDSRHLVPVALRGSTRAPWAVSDEIGRVLSVGADRFTPTEVTFTDDLGERRALVVPCALGNGSTTVLVAERDATQPFTTEERRVAREVTRRVAPTIQAGLLFGELRQVASIEERDRIARDIHDGIAQELAALGYGVDALRAQAGPPGVPLRDSLDAFRQQLSGVMADLRLNITDLRVAERPGSGLGAVLGAAVQSFGSVTGMRTTVTVSERQRRLDPRVEILVHRLVMDVLADAQASGAHNAWVTLTASVVGPVSVEVEHDGDPRSARQSYATPRVEGVAAHLTMGSGTPGRLTVTLRVEEPTPSLGGASGQT from the coding sequence GTGACCCGACAGCGCTGGCTCAACTGGCTCGACGCCTCGGTCGCCATTCGCCTGACCTTCCTCATCCTCGCCGTGTTCGTCGCCGAGATCAGCAACGTGCTCCTTCAGGTGCTGCCGTGGCTGGCGCTCGTGACGATGGTCGAACTCGTCATCACGACCCTCGACCGGCTGCCGGTGGCTCGCCAAGGCGTCGTCGAGAGCCTTGTCGTGGCGATGCTCGCGACATCTGCCGCAGCGGCGGGTGCGGCGTACGGCCTGATCCACACCGGAGCGACGCTGCTCGTGTTCGCCCCGGCATACCACGCCGGCACCCGCCTGGGCCGGTTCGGGGTGCTGCTGACCTCGGCCGCGGCCGGTGGCGCCTGCCTCCTGGCCTTCGCCCTCGGCGAACACGACCACGACCTCACGTGGTCGCTGCTCGCGTGGCTCGCGGCGGCCGCCGCGCTCAGCGTCCTCGGGGCGTGGAACCAGCGGCTGGCCGCGGAGGCGGCCGCCGAGGAGTCGGACCCGGCAGCACGTGAGGCCATCGAGCTCATCGCCCGTCTGCAGGACCTCTCCGCCCAGATGTCCACCGGTCTGGACGCGCTCGCGAGCGCGACGCTCGCCCTCGACCTGTTGGCCTCGGACGTGCCGTCGACCCGCAGCGCCGTGCTCGTCACGCCGGATTCGCGCCACCTCGTGCCGGTTGCGCTGCGCGGGTCGACGCGGGCACCGTGGGCGGTCTCCGACGAGATAGGCCGGGTGCTGTCGGTCGGTGCGGACCGGTTCACCCCGACCGAGGTGACCTTCACCGACGATCTCGGTGAGCGCCGGGCGCTCGTCGTGCCGTGTGCGCTCGGCAACGGGTCGACGACCGTGCTGGTGGCCGAGCGCGACGCGACGCAGCCGTTCACGACCGAAGAGCGGCGGGTCGCCCGGGAGGTGACCCGGCGAGTCGCGCCGACGATCCAGGCCGGGCTGCTGTTCGGCGAGCTGCGGCAGGTGGCGAGCATCGAGGAACGAGACCGGATCGCACGCGACATCCACGACGGGATCGCGCAGGAGCTCGCGGCCCTCGGCTACGGCGTCGACGCCCTGCGGGCGCAGGCCGGGCCACCCGGCGTTCCCCTGCGTGACAGCCTCGACGCCTTCCGCCAGCAGCTGAGCGGTGTCATGGCCGACCTGCGCCTCAACATCACCGACCTGCGGGTCGCCGAGCGGCCGGGCAGCGGCCTCGGGGCGGTGCTCGGTGCCGCCGTCCAGAGCTTCGGCAGCGTCACCGGCATGCGCACCACGGTGACCGTGAGCGAGCGCCAACGCCGGCTCGACCCCCGTGTCGAGATCCTCGTGCACCGCCTCGTCATGGACGTGTTGGCCGATGCGCAGGCAAGCGGCGCCCACAACGCGTGGGTGACGCTCACGGCATCCGTCGTCGGGCCGGTGAGCGTCGAGGTCGAGCACGACGGCGACCCCCGGTCGGCGCGCCAGAGCTACGCCACTCCCCGGGTGGAGGGTGTCGCGGCGCACCTGACCATGGGCTCCGGCACTCCAGGCCGGCTGACGGTTACCCTGAGGGTCGAGGAGCCGACCCCGTCCCTGGGCGGGGCATCAGGCCAAACCTGA